GCGCCACCACGTCGCCCGGTCGGGCCCCCGAGCGGACCACCGGTGCGCGTCCGTCCAGGTCGCCGAGGGCGGTCACCGCGATGGTCAGGGTCGGGCTGGCCGACATGTCCCCGCCGACCACCCCCGCGTCGACCAGCGCCGCCTCGGCGGCCAGCCCGTCGGCCAGCTCCTCCGCCCAGGCGGTGTCCAGGTCGGTGGGGGCGCAGAGGGCCACCAGCAGGGCGGTGGGGGTGGCGCCCATCGCGGCGATGTCGGCGAGGTTGGCCGCCGCCGCCCGGTGTCCGACGTCCCGGGCGCTCGACCAGTCCCGCCGGAAGTGCCGCCCCTCGACCAGCACGTCGGTGGAGGCGACCACCCGCCGGTCGGGGGTGGCCACCACGGCGGCGTCGTCACCCGGCCCGAGCAGGCACGACGATCCGTACGTCAGCCGGGCGGTGACCCGGTCGATGAGGCCGAACTCGCCGACGTCCGCGACACCCATGTCTTCCTTCCGACACCCTCGCTAGCTGCTTGTCCGTGACCACCGATAGGGATCACGCCTGCTCCGTAGGGTATTTTCACCCTTCGGGCCGCCCCCGGCGGCGACGGACGGAGGTCGAGTCGTGGTACAGGCGTACATCCTCATCCAGACCGAGGTGGGCCGGGCGCGGGACGTGGCCGGTCTGATCGCGGACCTTACCGGCGTGGTACGCGTCGACGCCGTCACCGGGCCGTACGACGTGGTCGTCCTCACCGAGGCGAACACGGTCGACGAACTCGGCAAACTGATCGTCAGCAACGTGCAGATGGTGCCCGGCATCACCCGCACCCTCACGTGTTCGGTGGTGCGCCTGTAAGTGGACGAGAAGACCTCCTTCCCGCAGACCCCGACCGACGCCGCACCCGCAGCCGGGCCGG
Above is a window of Micromonospora rifamycinica DNA encoding:
- a CDS encoding thiamine-phosphate kinase yields the protein MGVADVGEFGLIDRVTARLTYGSSCLLGPGDDAAVVATPDRRVVASTDVLVEGRHFRRDWSSARDVGHRAAAANLADIAAMGATPTALLVALCAPTDLDTAWAEELADGLAAEAALVDAGVVGGDMSASPTLTIAVTALGDLDGRAPVVRSGARPGDVVALAGRTGWAAAGLTVLSRGFRTPRLLVEAYRRPEVPYPAGPEAARLGATAMIDVSDGLLADLGHLAKASGVGVDLRRDAFEVPRQLADAARALGVDPYTWILTGGDDHALVATFPPAVALPPSWRAVGRVAEGARVTVDGDAHDGPAGWDHFR
- a CDS encoding Lrp/AsnC ligand binding domain-containing protein; the encoded protein is MVQAYILIQTEVGRARDVAGLIADLTGVVRVDAVTGPYDVVVLTEANTVDELGKLIVSNVQMVPGITRTLTCSVVRL